The genomic region GTAAACGGAAGCACAGCGATTGAATTTGTCCAGACCTGCCTGTTGTCTTTCAGGGCTGATCCCTCTTTATCGAATGGGGATGTTCCCTGCTTTTTGCAGAAAATAAAGTATCCACCAGTAATGATGATTGCCAGAATGATAACAGCGGCAATGCCGATGGTACGGTTTGGTGTTAATACTCCGAGCCCTGTTCTCAGCCATCCTTTACCCTGCTTGGGCTGAATATCTTTGGCTGAATGCTGTTCAGAAACCCTTTTAAAACATTCGGCAGAGATCGCATAGATCTTTACAGGTTCATCAATGTTTTTCAGCATCTTTTCGCCCAGGCAGTCCACTTTGATCCCCGGTTTGTTTCTGATATCGTCGTACACTTTTTCTGATATCAATATGCCACCGGGTTCACATAACGCCTGTATGCGGGATGCCACATTCACCCCATCGCCAAAGACATCCTTTTCTGAAATAACAATATCCCCAATATGAATCCCAATGCGAAGTTGAAAGTAGGCTTCCTCATTCAGGGTATTCTGAAGTTCAATGGCACACCGTATCGCATCCCAGGAACTCTGGAAAATGGACAATGTCCCGTCACCGATCTCTTTGATAAACTCACCATGATACTTGCGCAGTGATACCTTCTGCAACTCTCTGTTCTTGCCAAGGATCTGCAGGGCAACTTTCTCATCCTTTGTCATCAATGCCGAGTAGCCGACAATGTCGGTGAACATGATGGCGGCGAGTTTACGTTGTTCTTTCACTTACGGAAGGATTAAACACGTGTTTGTGTTGGCTTTCAGCCGTAAATATAAAGATTTAATCAGTAAATACAAACATGCCCGGCTGAGATATCAATCCCTTACTTTGACAGGAGAATGGTACAACGTGGCCTTCGTTAAATTAAAACAGGAAATCATGGACGTCAATTACCGAAATACTTTACGATACATTTACGTAAACAATTATTTAACAATAATTTAACAATGAGTCGTCGATAATATAACAATAATTTAACAGTGTTTTGTCAATAATATTACTTATTTTGCTACTTGTGTATAAATAATAGTAACCCATTCATATGAGAACAAAGACCAAAATACTGATTGCACTCATCCTGTTCATGGTCCCTGGCAGCATGATATCTTACTCCCAGGAAGGTAAAGTAACTGCTTTGCTGCTTGGCGATGCAGTCCCGTCGTTTGAAGCCCAAACATCGCAGGGATTCATTACGTTCCCGGATGATTTTTATGGAAAATGGAAGATCATTTTCAGCCACCCTGCAGACTTTACGCCTGTCTGTGCGACGGAAATTTTGTCTTTTGCCCTTATGCAGGATGAATTTCAAGCCTTGAACTGTGAATTGATCGGACTGTCGGTGGATAGTTATTCCAGTCACATTCAATGGATCCAGTCCCTGGAAAGCATCACGTATAAAGACAGGACCGGTATAAAGATAAATTTCCCCATTATAGCTGACCAGCATATGGAGGTTGCTCAGAAGCTGGGAATGGTACATCCCAATGCTATGTCAGCCCGGACCGTAAGGGCTGTCCTCATTATTGATCCGGAAGACAAGGTAAATGCCATCCTTTACTATCCCGTGCAAACCGGACGCAGTGTGGAGGAGATTAAAAGATTGTTGATCGCCCTGCAGACATCGGATCGACACAAAGTCGAAACGCCTGCTGAATGGCAACCTGGAAATGAGATTATTATAAGTAGCCCTCAGTCACGAAATGAACTGGAAAAACAGAAAAAATCAGAGATAAAGGGAACCATCAATTGTCTGGACTGGTATCTATGTTTCAAGAAATTGTAACTAATGACATCCGTTCTCACTCCCTGGGATGCATCGGGCCCCAGGACATGCTGAAGAAAGGTTTACTGGCAGTGGTTTCAGGGACCGGGCAGTGGTTTTTTTAACATGATGTCTCCATCGTTTCTGGTTACGCTGGACCGCTTGAATTACTTTATAAATGGAGCAATGGTTCATCAGACCAGGAAGCAAAATCATTTACAACGGGTGTGGGTAACGATACTCAAAAAATCTGGGTTGAAGTCACTGACCCTCAAACCGGATGTGTTTATTCCGATACATTGACCCTCATCTATCAGTTTGGATCCTGCGTGGGAATTAAAACGCCCTTAAAGGCAATATCGGCCTTGATTTTCCCGAATCCTGCACACGATATTGTGACTATTGAGTATAAAAGTGATACAGGTCCGGTTCAACTCTTTGTAATTGATGTCAAAGGACAGGTTGTTTACCAAGATTCTTTGGGAAATAAGGGTGAGGGCATTCAGCAAATCCGGATTGATCTTCACTTACTTCCCAGGGGAGTGTATCTTGTCAGATTGATCGGCGGGAAAGAACTTTATACCGGGAAGATTCTTCTGGATTAAGCAAAACCTTTCCACGTTAACCCATCCCCTGCGGAAAAGCCTACTTCACTACCTTTAGCTTGGTTCCTTTGAAGTAGGGATGACCGGCCAAACTGATAGCTCTCTGTTCCCGTCAGGCAACCGGCCCTGCTCGCCGGGCCGGTTGATATCTGATGAACGATTAACGGATATCTGATTTCTGATTTTATTTCAGAATTCAGAGGTCAGCATTCCTTGTTCGTACTTCCCTGCTTCTATATAATCCTGATCGTTTTTCTGAACTCCATTGAAATGCTTCCGGGGATGGTCGATGCAGGAAACAACTTGCTTTCCATCGACGAATTCCATATATTTACCGACTTTATATTATTTCAGCCTGAAAATCGGGGGTGCTCTATTTCAGGCATTTGATTAATTATTCAATACTATTTTTCCAATAAACACAGGAGGTACAATATGAATACAGTACTGGCAATTGTATGGGTATTGGTCGGTATGGCGCTAATGGGAATCATAGTATGGTTCTCCCTGCCTTCCCTGATGCTGATCAGGCATAAAAGCAAATTGGGCTATGAGGCCACCGTTTCCACCCTCGGTGAAACCCTTCAAAAGAAACAAGACTGGAAGGTGCTGACTGTCAATGACTACCAGAAGAGTACAGCAGCTTTCGGATCCCTGGAACGGGTCGGCAGTATAAACATCTGCAATCCGCGTTATGCATCAACGATCCTTGCCGATGAGAACGATCGTGGGGTTAGCGCTTTCATGCCCTTAGGTCTTGGAGTTTATGAGACCAAGAAAGGTCATGTATTGATCTCCCAGCTTAATGTCGGGCTGCTGGGCAAAATGTTCGGCGGCACCATTGCTGACGTTATGGGGAGGGTGGGGAAAGATATCAAGGACGTCATTGAATCTGTTTCCATGAAGTAGAGAACTATACCACGGCGGATTTCTTTTCTTACAGGACCCCCTTTGATCACGGGGCATCTTTATAGTTATCATGACTGGACTCGTCTTCCGATGCAAGCACTGGATAATCAAACTAATACCCCTCCCCCGTCCGGGCTGATAAAAGGATCGATCACAACGGTTTTGTCTCCCAGGTCAATGATCCCGGCATTGCAAATAGCATATCCTCCCTCATCGTTTTGAATGGCAGCATAAATGCCATCATCCAGCTTTTCCAGGGTATAATGCCTGGACTGGAGAAGTGCTGGTTTTCCATTCAACTGACATATAAACAGAAACCCCTAAGGATGAACAGGACGGACAGTCTCGTTTCCTTTTTTACTTTCATGACGGTTTAATTTGGCTGTTGGGTTTATTATTGTATGCATGGTATATCTTCAGCCGGCTCCGGACAAACATAAAGCCTGTATGCGGGATGCGATATTCACCCCGTCACCGATCTCTTTGATGAATTCACCATGGAACCGGCGGAGAGCTGCTTTCTGTAACTCTCTGTTTTTGTTGAGGATTTGAAGGGCCACTTTCTCATCTTTCGACATCAATGCCGAGTAGCCGACAATGTCGGTGAACATGATGGCGGCGAGCTTGCGTGTTTCTTTCATTTAAGAAAGGCTTGAATAGAAATCCGTGATGGTTTGAAGGTGTAACTATATGGAATGAATTGTTAAAAATCAAGTGTGTTATGGTTGGGATAGTGTTGTGAAACCAATCACTGGTACGACTGGTTCGACTGTAAGGTTGTTATAAAAAGAAAAGGAAGACTCATTTTATCCCTGTCCATATAAAAGTGTGATTGAATGGGATAACTATACTGATGTCTAAAAGTCCATGCCAAGTTTCCACCATCGATCGGATGTACATAGGTGGTGGTGGACCAATAATACGCTTCGGCCTTATCCAACAAAGGTGCCGGGTTATTGTACCAGGTATCCGGGTTATTGTATCAAGCGACCTATTTAATGGACGAACTACAGGTTCTGCATAATCCAAAACAACCCCTGTCACTTATCCCCTCCAAATATCCTGGTCATCCTGTAAATGACCGGAGGGTGTGTTTGATATCTGATTAACGATTAACGGATATTTGATTTAAATCGAAAATCAAATCTCAAATCAGATATCTGTTAATCGGTTAATCTGATATCATTCCCCCCTCCCCCGCTCCGCTTCCAACTCCTCCACTTTCCGCTGCAGCTCTTCGATCATCGCCTGTTGTTCCTGGATGGCCTTCACCAGGGGTGCGACAAACTCGGCATACCGCAGCCCATAGAATCCGTCGGTTTGTTGCGGAGCGTCCACACCCCTGAAATCATACCCGATACCCTTCGCCACCTGTTCAACTTCCTGGGCCACGAAACCTGTGTACACGATCTGTTCCTTGGCCATGACGCTTTCCCTGTACTCCGGAGATTCCATCCAGGATTGTTTGTCCTCAGGCAGGATGGCTGGCCTGTTTTTATGCAGGTTTGCGTCAAGCGACGTAATGTCGAGGGTATAGGTAACGGGCCGCAATTGCCGGATAAAATCCAGGCCGGGGACATCCTCACGGATATTCTTCTTGTACCGGCCATCCGAAAAGTCGGTCCACGGTTCATACCCTCCGATGCTGGTTACTCCTGTATTCCCTATAACCACCTTATTGGATGTATTCACGATCGCACCGTTACCCAAAGCCATGGCGTTTGTCAGGGTACCCTGTACATCCGACTCATTGCCGACACATGTAAGATAGTTACCTGTTACGTTAGTAACCCCTGCCCTGCGTCCAAGTCCGGTATTGTAACTACCGCTTGTATTGTAATAGAGCGAAGCGATCCCGAAGGCCGTGTTATGGTTTCCGCCTGTATTGTATCTAAGCGCCGCTTCCCCACCGGCAGAGTTAAAGATACCTGTCATATTGGAATAAAGTGCATAATATCCGCATGCTGTATTATAGTAGCCACTGGTGTTGCCAAAGAGTGCCTGATCACCAACGGCCGTGTTATACTGGCCCGTGTTGTTCCCTGCGGTAGCGCTCCCTTTGAGGGCCTCAGATCCCACAGCAGTGTTGTATGTCTCTCTTCCCCCGGGCTGGTCATCAGCATAAAACATTGCCTGGTAACCAATGGCCGTACTGCGGCTGTTGGCAACATTGTTGTAAAGTGCAGCCCTGCCCATGGCCGTGTTTTTATTGCCCGTGGTGTTTGAATACAATGCATGGACCCCGTATGCTGAATTATAGTCGCCTTCTGTGTTGGAACGGAGTGCTCCGCGACCGGAGGCGGTATTACTCTCGCCTTCTGTGTTGGACCAAAGCGCCTCATCTCCCAGGGCCGTATTGAACCGGCCCGTGTTGTTCCCGGCGGGACTGCTGCCTTTAAGGGCCTCATATCCTACTGCCGTATTGTATGTACTTCTTCCGCCGGGTTGGTTATCTGCATAATACATGGCCTGGTAACCGATAGCCGTACTGCGGCTGTTGGCCACATTCGAATTCAGCGCCCAGGTGCCGCAGGCTGTATTGTAACTGCCCGTGGTGGTGTTTCTAAGCGCATCGTGCCCAACGGCCGTGTTCCGGTAGCCAGTTGTATTATCAAAGAGTGCATGGTTTCCCACAGCCGTATTATAGATACCGGATGAATTGGACGAAAATGCCTGATAGCCAACGGTTGTGTTGTTGACATTATTTCCGCCTCCCCTGCCAATACGTACCCCGTTGATGCGGGCATCGGCCGAAACATCCAGCTTGAACTCCGGTACATTCATCCCAATACCCATATTGCCTCCTGCCTTGATATAAATCATATTGGCCGCGCTTCCGGGCTCGATGACGATCACATCCAGTGAGTTAGCGTGATCGCGGATCTTGAAGCCTCCAAAGGTAGTGGCCTTGAACTTCCAGTCCGCCCCGCTCAGATCATCCACCATCGAATAGGTCGCTCCACCACCGCCGCCGAGGTTACGGATGGTGATGGTGGGTTCGCCCATGTTCTTGGCCACATAGAGCAAGGTTCCGGGTGCATTGTTCCCGATGCCGACATTGCCCGCGTTGGTGTTGTAAATGTCAACGCCGCTGTACGACCACTGGCCAAAAGCCAGGTTCAGACCGTAGACAGAGACCAGGATCCCTGTAATCAATAAAAGTCGTAGTGTTTTCATCTGTTTTGGGATTAGTTGTTATAAGAAAATGATATGCACTGTTGAAGAATGTTGACAGGCATGACGTCTCCCGTTTTCTATTCTGCGTTAAAAATACAAAAAGGTATTTAAAAGTCAATACCCTTGTTGCATTGGTTCAGGAAAACGCTATGAAAAGATCTCTTAGATATCCGATAAACGATTAACCGATATCTGATTTTCGATTGGATTTTCGATTGGATTTTCGATTGGATTTTCGATTTAAATCAACTATCAGATATCGGTTAATCGGTTAATCTGATATCACTTACCCCGCTGCGTTTCCAATGCCTCCACTTTCTGCCGCAGCTGTTCGATCATCGCCTGCTGCTCCTGGATGGCCTTGACAAGGGGAACCACGAACTGGCTGTATGCAATGCTATAATTATCATTATCATCAGCAGGAACGTGGACGCCATCAAAGTCGTAACCACAGGCTGCTGCTGCCTGAACGACTTCCTGGGCGACAAAGCCACTGTGACGGATAGCTTTTGATGAAGTGAAATCCTGTTCATTCAGACGCTCATTGCGCAGGCTGTCCGGCATATCCTTCATCAGGAACTCGGTGAACTTTCGTGTATCAAAGTTGTAGACCACAGGCCTTAACTGCAGGATGAACGCCAGACCCTGAACACTTTCAGTTATATTCTGCTTGAACCTGGCATCAGAGGGCCAGCTCCAGTCCACCTGTCCTTCGATCACCGTCACAGCTGCATTTCCGACGCGAATCTTGTTACTGGTATTCACTATGGCACCATACCCGAGGACCATTGCATTGCTTAAACTGCTCGAACCTACATCGGTTGAGGCTCCCAACGCTGTAAGGGTATAACCGTAATAGTTGGAAATAAGTGCATTATCACCGCAGGCGGTATTCGAGTAACCGGTATAGTTTTCACGTAGTGCCCCGTACCCAATGGCTGTATTATTTTCACCAGTCTCGTTGGACCAGAGTGACTCGTGTCCTGTGGCAGTATTAAAGTTGCCGGTTTCATTATACTCTAATGCCCGGCTGCCGATGGCCGTATTAGCATGGCCACTCGTGTTCAAACCAAGTGCTACATAGCCATAAGCTGTATTGCTATTTCCAGTCGTGTTGGAATAAAGTGCCTCCATTCCGCCAGCAGTATTCGTGTTGCCTGTCGTGTTGGTGTAAAGTGCCTTATATCCAATGGTCGTATTGCAATCTCCGGAAGTGTTGGAATAAAGAGCCTGGAAACCCGTAGCAGTATTTTGGTGGCCTGTTGTGTTAAATCGAAGGGCCCTGGAACCGACAGCAGTATTGCAGATTGCCTGCCACGATTGAGACGCTCCCACGCTATTGTTGTACAATGCGCTATCACCCACGGCCACCAAATGGCTGCGGTCTGTGTCGTTATATAAAGAACCCGCACCCACTGCAACATTGAAGGAACCAGTTGAGTTGGCGCCGGCCTTTGTGCCCAGAAATGTATTGTTATTGATAGGATTGACCTCACCTGCATATTGACTGTTTACTTTAAACCGTAGTGGTTGGTTATCTGTTGTGCCCACAAAGTTCACCGCCGGATTTGTGCCTGCGTTGCCGGTAAGCTCCCATCCGGTCGTCGTGGCTGAGCACGGCACCCAGGTGGTGCCGTTCCAAGTGAGCGCCTGGCCGGTGGTGGCTCCCTGCTGGGCAATCTTGAGCACATTGCTTGCCGTACCGTCGCCCGCCAGGGTGGCATTTGTGCTCACCACCTGGTCGCCCCAGTCATCACCCGGAACGGTCACTGTATTGCCCGAACTGATGGTCAGCTGGTCACCGGTCACCGATAAGGTCTGAAGCTCATTGCTCGTACTACTATCCACCTCCGAGGTCAGATAACCAGCGGTAGTATGATCTCCCCAACCATAGGCTGCATTCCATTGATCTGAATTTCCTCCATTTGAAGTTATAACGCCATTCACATCCAACTTTGTCCCTGGGTTATTTTTTCCCACCCCCACATTCCCTCCGGATTTAATGTAAATCGAATTGGCAGCACTATTGGGCTCAAAAACAGCCACATCCATCAGGTTGGCATGATCGCGGATCTTAAAACCTCCGTACGTTGTCGCCTTGAACTTCCAGTCGGCCCCGCTCAGATCATCCACCATCGCGTAGGTCGCCCCGCCGCCGCCGCCAAGGTTACGAATGGTGATGGTGGGTTCGCCCATGTTCTTGGCCACATAGAGCAAGGTTCCGGGCGCGTTGTTCCCGATACCGACATTACCCGCAGGATAGCTCCCTCCATGACCGGTGATCACATGGCCGCCCGTGATCTCCCAGTCGAAATCATCGCCACGCTCCCCGCTGCCACTCTTTGCAGCATAAAAGGCATACGGAACGGATAGCAGCTCGGAAACACCCATCAGTTCATAATTTGTTCCCCCTGACGGATCCATTTCAATGCGCAGAAAGTGGCTGCCCCCGCCCCAGTCAATGGCAGCCATGCTGCCTGCAATGCCCTTGCCCCTGCCAACTGCCACATTGATAAGGCCCTGTTCACTGGTAGTGACTGAGTGGACTTCCCGGTAGACTTCCGGACCATCCGTGGTGGATTGCAGGATACTGACTTGAAGGCTGATGTCCTGGCTGGCAAGTACCTGTCCCGTTTTATCCCTTGCTACAGCCTGGTACTTAAAGGATGGGGGTGCCTGGGACAGTACGGTAAAATTCATTGAACAGCTCATTAAGCCGATAAGGGCTATGATCCAGGTTGCGTGTTTGTTCATGGCGATGAGATTTAGGTGGAAGAAGATGAAATTGTCCTGAAAGATACGACAATGATTCCTGAAAGTCAATACCACACCTGGAAAGGGATATGCCGGGCACCTTGAAGAGGCCCCTGGCAGGGGTGCGACAAGCTCGGCGTACCTAAGTTTTCCTGTTGCACTTCCCTGAAAAATTCCTTATCTTTCGGGATCATTTTTCCGCTCTTTCACTGAACTCAGATCCCAATGAAAAGATCATATTTCCCCGTAGTTCTGCAAAAGGTTATTTTTGAATGAACTCAAAAATCCCAAAAGATGAAAACAACAAACTTTTTACCCGTCATTGGCCTTCTGATCATGTTTGCGTCCTCCAGTGAGTCATTTGGACAATGGTCGTACAACGGCAATGACATTTACAATGACAATGCCGGTTATGTCGGCGTAGGGAACAACACGCCGGGAACGCTTCTATATGTTGCAAAGAACATGGGCGAACCCACCATCGCCATCCGCAACCTCGGGGGAGGAGGGGGCGCAACCTACTCAATGGTGGATGATCTCAGCGGTGCGAACTGGAAGTTCAAGGCGACCACGTATGGTGGCTTCAAGATTCGCGACCAGGCCAATTCCCTGGATGTGTTAACGATTGAGCCGAACAGCGCAGCCAACTCACTCTACATTAAAACCGGCGGCAATGTGGGCATTGGATCCTATAATCCATCCTCCAAACTGGTGGTACGGGGACAGATACCCTCTCCAAGTGACTTTCTTGTCCATTTTGTCGACTATGATGATGGGACGGATGACATCCGAACGATACTTGCGTTGCGAAGGAACAGCACAGGCGGAATGACACAGGGTTTTGGCACCGCCGTGGATATCTTTCTGGATAATATGATATGCGGGAATCTGGTATGGTTTACCGAGGATATTGTGGGCAGCAATACCCAGCTCCAATTTAACCTGCGGTACAATGATCAGTTTCATACCCGGATGGTCATCCGGTCGGATGGTAAAGTCGGTATCGGGACCACAGATCCTCATCCTTCTGCCAAGCTGGAAATAAACAGTTCCGGGCAGGGCTTTCTTCCACCACGCATGACCACCGTCGAGATGGAATCGATTACGGATCCTGCAGAAGGATTGATCCTGTACAATACAACCCTGCAATCGCCCTGCTGGTACAACGGCTCCGAATGGATCTGTATGAGCGGATCCCCGGTCGATAAGTAGTCTTTTCTGCTTAACAGGAATATAATACGGAATTGTAACCGGGAAAACGGCCTACCATTAACGATTTAATTCAAAAATCAAAGATCACCGGTTCCTCTGTTCGTAAATCCCTACTTCAACGATTCCCTTAATGAGGGCTTCCGCCTGTTGTTGCTTGCCTGCTCAAAGGCATACGCTATCTTTAGCAGGACCGGCTCAGTCCAGGCTTTGCCGATGAGGCTGATTCCTACAGGGAGATCATGCACCCATCCTGCCGGGACCGTAATGGCGGGATAGCCTGAAATCGCTGCCAGATCGGAGCTTCCGCCGACATAGTGGTCACCATTGACCCAGTCGGTCGTCCAGGCTGGAGCATTTGTCGGAGCCACCAGGCAATCCAGGTGATGCTCCGCCATCCGGGTGCTGATGATCTCCCTGGTCAGTTTTTGGGACAGGGCAAGGGCGTCCTGATACTCCTTTGCATCCAATCCACCTTTTGCTTCCGCTTCCAGAAAGATCTCCTGTCCGAACCAGGGCATCTCTTCCGCCGGATGAGCCTCATTAAATGCAATGATCTCTGCAAGGGATCTCATGGGCGCACCCGGCCGTTCCGCAAGGTAGTTATTGAGATCATGTTTCAGTTCATACAACAGCACCTGCCATTCTGCTTCGTTCCAATTGCTGCGCTCTTTCGCGCATTCTACCTCCACCAGCTCCGCACCAAGGTCTTTCATCACGCCAAACGCCGATTTCATCACCTCATCCACTCCGGGGTGAAATCCCATAAAATCCGTAATGAACCCGATCCTTGCCCCTACCATACCTTTGGTATCGAGAAAAACCGTATAATCCGGATGGCAATTGCCCTTGCTATTTTCCGTTGCAGTGTCAGCATGATCCATTCCGCAAAGTGCACCAAGCAGGTACGCGGCATCCCGAACCGTACGGGCCATGGGACCGGCGGTATCCTGGCTGTGGGCAATGGGAACGATCCCGAACCGTGACCAAAGCCCAAGTGTTGGCTTTATGCCAACGATACCATTGGTTCCGGAAGGACAAACAATGGAGCCATCCGTTTCCGTACCGATGGCAATTGTACACAGGTTTGCGGTGACCGCCACGGCAGATCCGGAACTGGAGCCGCAGGGATTGCGGTCGAGAATGTAAGGATTCAGCACTTGTCCTCCCCGGCCGCTCCAGCCGCTAGATGACCGCGTTGAACGGATATTTGCCCACTCGCTCAGGTTGGTCTTGCCCAGCAACACGGCGCCGGATTCCCGGAGGCGACTGACAATGAACGCATCTTTCGGGGCACGGAAGCCTGAAAGAGCCAGCGATCCGGCCGTGGTCTGCATCCTGTCGGCCGTGTCAATGTTATCCTTGATCATGACAGGGATCCCATGCAGGGGCCCGCGGGTCTTTCCCGCTTTCCTTTCCCTGTCCATCTCCCGGGCAATCTCCAGAGCATCCGGGTTGGTCTCCAGCACGGATCTGAGCGTTGGGCCTGCCTGATCAATTTCTGCGATCCGGGAAAGGTACTTTTTTGTAATTTCTTCTGAGGAGAGCTCCCCGGAAGCCATCTTTTCCTGTAGCTGGTCAATGGTCATCTCGTCCAGTTCAAATGGTCCCACAGAGACTGGTTCATTTTCTTCGGGTCGTATGACGGATTTGCAGGAGATCACCGTTGAAAACGCCAGGGCTCCGCCACCCAGAGCTGCTGTTTTGAAGAATGTTCGTCGTTGCATGGTATGAAGTTTTAAATGATCATTTGG from Bacteroidales bacterium harbors:
- a CDS encoding DUF302 domain-containing protein → MNTVLAIVWVLVGMALMGIIVWFSLPSLMLIRHKSKLGYEATVSTLGETLQKKQDWKVLTVNDYQKSTAAFGSLERVGSINICNPRYASTILADENDRGVSAFMPLGLGVYETKKGHVLISQLNVGLLGKMFGGTIADVMGRVGKDIKDVIESVSMK
- a CDS encoding amidase, which encodes MQRRTFFKTAALGGGALAFSTVISCKSVIRPEENEPVSVGPFELDEMTIDQLQEKMASGELSSEEITKKYLSRIAEIDQAGPTLRSVLETNPDALEIAREMDRERKAGKTRGPLHGIPVMIKDNIDTADRMQTTAGSLALSGFRAPKDAFIVSRLRESGAVLLGKTNLSEWANIRSTRSSSGWSGRGGQVLNPYILDRNPCGSSSGSAVAVTANLCTIAIGTETDGSIVCPSGTNGIVGIKPTLGLWSRFGIVPIAHSQDTAGPMARTVRDAAYLLGALCGMDHADTATENSKGNCHPDYTVFLDTKGMVGARIGFITDFMGFHPGVDEVMKSAFGVMKDLGAELVEVECAKERSNWNEAEWQVLLYELKHDLNNYLAERPGAPMRSLAEIIAFNEAHPAEEMPWFGQEIFLEAEAKGGLDAKEYQDALALSQKLTREIISTRMAEHHLDCLVAPTNAPAWTTDWVNGDHYVGGSSDLAAISGYPAITVPAGWVHDLPVGISLIGKAWTEPVLLKIAYAFEQASNNRRKPSLRESLK
- a CDS encoding peroxiredoxin, coding for MRTKTKILIALILFMVPGSMISYSQEGKVTALLLGDAVPSFEAQTSQGFITFPDDFYGKWKIIFSHPADFTPVCATEILSFALMQDEFQALNCELIGLSVDSYSSHIQWIQSLESITYKDRTGIKINFPIIADQHMEVAQKLGMVHPNAMSARTVRAVLIIDPEDKVNAILYYPVQTGRSVEEIKRLLIALQTSDRHKVETPAEWQPGNEIIISSPQSRNELEKQKKSEIKGTINCLDWYLCFKKL
- a CDS encoding adenylate/guanylate cyclase domain-containing protein; this translates as MKETRKLAAIMFTDIVGYSALMSKDEKVALQILNKNRELQKAALRRFHGEFIKEIGDGVNIASRIQALCLSGAG
- a CDS encoding tail fiber domain-containing protein; amino-acid sequence: MKTLRLLLITGILVSVYGLNLAFGQWSYSGVDIYNTNAGNVGIGNNAPGTLLYVAKNMGEPTITIRNLGGGGGATYSMVDDLSGADWKFKATTFGGFKIRDHANSLDVIVIEPGSAANMIYIKAGGNMGIGMNVPEFKLDVSADARINGVRIGRGGGNNVNNTTVGYQAFSSNSSGIYNTAVGNHALFDNTTGYRNTAVGHDALRNTTTGSYNTACGTWALNSNVANSRSTAIGYQAMYYADNQPGGRSTYNTAVGYEALKGSSPAGNNTGRFNTALGDEALWSNTEGESNTASGRGALRSNTEGDYNSAYGVHALYSNTTGNKNTAMGRAALYNNVANSRSTAIGYQAMFYADDQPGGRETYNTAVGSEALKGSATAGNNTGQYNTAVGDQALFGNTSGYYNTACGYYALYSNMTGIFNSAGGEAALRYNTGGNHNTAFGIASLYYNTSGSYNTGLGRRAGVTNVTGNYLTCVGNESDVQGTLTNAMALGNGAIVNTSNKVVIGNTGVTSIGGYEPWTDFSDGRYKKNIREDVPGLDFIRQLRPVTYTLDITSLDANLHKNRPAILPEDKQSWMESPEYRESVMAKEQIVYTGFVAQEVEQVAKGIGYDFRGVDAPQQTDGFYGLRYAEFVAPLVKAIQEQQAMIEELQRKVEELEAERGRGE
- a CDS encoding tail fiber domain-containing protein, which encodes MNKHATWIIALIGLMSCSMNFTVLSQAPPSFKYQAVARDKTGQVLASQDISLQVSILQSTTDGPEVYREVHSVTTSEQGLINVAVGRGKGIAGSMAAIDWGGGSHFLRIEMDPSGGTNYELMGVSELLSVPYAFYAAKSGSGERGDDFDWEITGGHVITGHGGSYPAGNVGIGNNAPGTLLYVAKNMGEPTITIRNLGGGGGATYAMVDDLSGADWKFKATTYGGFKIRDHANLMDVAVFEPNSAANSIYIKSGGNVGVGKNNPGTKLDVNGVITSNGGNSDQWNAAYGWGDHTTAGYLTSEVDSSTSNELQTLSVTGDQLTISSGNTVTVPGDDWGDQVVSTNATLAGDGTASNVLKIAQQGATTGQALTWNGTTWVPCSATTTGWELTGNAGTNPAVNFVGTTDNQPLRFKVNSQYAGEVNPINNNTFLGTKAGANSTGSFNVAVGAGSLYNDTDRSHLVAVGDSALYNNSVGASQSWQAICNTAVGSRALRFNTTGHQNTATGFQALYSNTSGDCNTTIGYKALYTNTTGNTNTAGGMEALYSNTTGNSNTAYGYVALGLNTSGHANTAIGSRALEYNETGNFNTATGHESLWSNETGENNTAIGYGALRENYTGYSNTACGDNALISNYYGYTLTALGASTDVGSSSLSNAMVLGYGAIVNTSNKIRVGNAAVTVIEGQVDWSWPSDARFKQNITESVQGLAFILQLRPVVYNFDTRKFTEFLMKDMPDSLRNERLNEQDFTSSKAIRHSGFVAQEVVQAAAACGYDFDGVHVPADDNDNYSIAYSQFVVPLVKAIQEQQAMIEQLRQKVEALETQRGK